In Paractinoplanes brasiliensis, the following proteins share a genomic window:
- the argJ gene encoding bifunctional glutamate N-acetyltransferase/amino-acid acetyltransferase ArgJ has product MTVTTPKGFRASGVAAGLKPSGNLDVALVVNDGPDFTAAGVFTGNRVKAAPVLWSQQVLKGGVVRAVVLNSGGANACTGSQGFRDTHATAEHTATVLRGGPKPQLIGAGDVAVCSTGLIGELLPMDKLLPGVTAAARALESDGGARAAEAIMTTDTVSKNAVVQREGWSVGGIAKGAGMLAPALATMLVVITTDASADNEVLDAALREATRLTFDRIDADGCMSTNDTVLLLASGASDVQPTPEELTDAVKQVCHDLAQQLIADAEGATKHVAIEVKGAASEADAVEVGRSVAGNNLVKTALFGNDPNWGRILAAVGTTKARFEPDRVDVAINDVWICKGGAAAEDRSKVDLSGRDVRITVNLREGEMDATIWTTDLSHAYVHENSAYSS; this is encoded by the coding sequence GTGACCGTCACCACCCCCAAGGGCTTCCGCGCGTCGGGCGTCGCCGCCGGCCTCAAGCCCTCCGGCAACCTCGACGTGGCCCTGGTCGTCAACGACGGCCCCGACTTCACCGCCGCCGGCGTCTTCACCGGCAACCGGGTCAAGGCCGCGCCCGTGCTCTGGAGCCAGCAGGTGCTCAAGGGCGGCGTCGTGCGCGCGGTCGTGCTCAACTCCGGCGGCGCCAACGCGTGCACCGGCAGCCAGGGTTTCCGCGACACCCACGCCACTGCCGAGCACACCGCGACGGTGCTGCGCGGCGGCCCGAAGCCGCAGCTGATCGGGGCCGGCGACGTGGCGGTCTGCTCGACCGGCCTGATCGGCGAGCTGCTGCCGATGGACAAGCTGCTGCCCGGCGTCACCGCGGCGGCCCGCGCCCTCGAGAGCGACGGCGGCGCCCGGGCGGCCGAGGCGATCATGACAACCGACACCGTGTCCAAGAACGCGGTCGTCCAGCGTGAGGGCTGGTCGGTCGGCGGCATCGCCAAGGGCGCGGGCATGCTCGCCCCGGCCCTGGCCACCATGCTCGTGGTGATCACGACCGACGCCAGCGCCGACAACGAGGTGCTGGACGCGGCGCTGCGCGAGGCAACCCGGCTGACCTTCGACCGGATCGACGCCGACGGCTGCATGTCGACCAACGACACCGTGCTGCTGCTGGCCAGCGGCGCCTCCGACGTGCAGCCCACGCCCGAGGAACTGACCGACGCCGTCAAGCAGGTCTGCCACGACCTCGCCCAGCAGCTGATCGCCGACGCCGAGGGCGCAACCAAACACGTCGCGATCGAGGTCAAGGGCGCGGCCAGCGAGGCCGACGCGGTCGAGGTGGGCCGCTCGGTGGCCGGCAACAACCTGGTCAAGACCGCGCTGTTCGGCAACGACCCGAACTGGGGGCGCATCCTCGCGGCGGTCGGCACCACCAAGGCCCGCTTCGAGCCCGACCGGGTCGACGTGGCCATCAACGACGTGTGGATCTGCAAGGGCGGCGCGGCCGCGGAGGACAGGTCCAAGGTCGACCTGTCCGGCCGTGACGTGCGGATCACGGTCAACCTGCGCGAGGGTGAGATGGACGCGACGATCTGGACCACCGACCTGTCGCACGCCTACGTGCACGAGAACTCGGCGTACTCCTCGTGA
- the argB gene encoding acetylglutamate kinase: MSTEKAAVLVEALPWLEKFHGSTIVVKYGGNAMINPELQQAFAADMAFLRYAGIKPVVVHGGGPQISRMLDRLGIESEFRGGLRVTTAEAMEVVRMVLTGQVGRELVGLINRHGPLAVGLSGEDAHLFTAVRRGAVIDGEEVDIGLVGDVDRVDTSAVDDLIAAGRIPVIASVAPDADGVVHNVNADTAAAALAEALGAQKLVVLTDVPGLYTDWPDTSSLVTAIDADALAKLLPRLESGMVPKMEACLRAVRGGVPAAHVIDGRVAHSTLLEVFTPEGIGTMVVPS; the protein is encoded by the coding sequence GTGAGCACCGAGAAGGCCGCGGTCCTGGTCGAGGCGCTGCCCTGGCTGGAGAAGTTCCACGGCTCCACGATCGTCGTCAAGTACGGCGGCAACGCCATGATCAACCCTGAGCTGCAGCAGGCGTTCGCGGCCGACATGGCGTTCCTGCGGTACGCCGGGATCAAGCCGGTCGTCGTGCACGGCGGCGGCCCTCAGATCAGCCGGATGCTCGACCGCCTCGGCATCGAGAGCGAGTTCCGCGGCGGCCTGCGCGTCACCACCGCAGAGGCGATGGAGGTCGTCCGGATGGTGCTGACCGGGCAGGTCGGCCGCGAGCTGGTCGGGCTGATCAACAGGCACGGCCCGCTGGCGGTCGGGCTCTCGGGGGAGGACGCGCACCTGTTCACCGCCGTACGGCGTGGGGCCGTGATCGACGGTGAGGAGGTCGACATCGGGCTGGTCGGGGACGTCGACCGGGTCGACACCTCGGCCGTCGACGACCTCATCGCGGCCGGCCGCATTCCCGTGATCGCAAGCGTCGCCCCCGACGCCGACGGGGTGGTGCACAACGTGAACGCCGACACCGCCGCCGCCGCGCTGGCCGAGGCCCTGGGCGCGCAGAAACTGGTCGTGCTGACCGACGTGCCGGGCCTCTACACCGACTGGCCCGACACGTCGTCGCTGGTCACCGCGATCGACGCCGACGCCCTGGCCAAGCTGCTGCCCCGGCTCGAATCGGGCATGGTCCCCAAGATGGAGGCCTGTCTGCGAGCCGTACGCGGCGGCGTGCCCGCGGCCCATGTCATCGACGGCCGGGTCGCCCACTCGACCCTGCTCGAAGTCTTCACCCCGGAAGGAATAGGAACCATGGTGGTCCCGTCATGA
- a CDS encoding acetylornithine transaminase, which yields MSSLIERWQQAGMNNYGVPQAAFVRGEGAVITDEDGKQYVDFLGGIAVNALGHAHPAVVAAVTQQVRQLGHISNFYVAEPPVALAELLLALAGRAGRVVFTNSGAEANEAAFKISRLTGRTHVVATHGGFHGRTMGALALTGQPAKSDPFRPLPGSVTHTTFGDLSELSEAVTADTAMVILEPIQGENGVVVPPAGYLRGARDICDKAGALLVLDEVQTGIGRTGHWFHHQSEGIEPDIITLAKGLGGGLPIGACVAFGRAAELFTPGAHGTTFGGNPISCAAGLAVIRTIAGEGLLDHVKRVGEQLRRGVEGLNHPLISHVRGAGLLLGIVLTAPEAARVAAALKEAGFLVNAPQPDVIRLAPPLIISTEQADALIEALGGVL from the coding sequence ATGAGCTCGCTGATCGAGCGCTGGCAGCAAGCGGGCATGAACAACTACGGCGTCCCGCAGGCCGCGTTCGTCCGGGGCGAGGGGGCGGTGATCACCGACGAGGACGGCAAGCAGTACGTCGACTTTCTCGGGGGCATCGCGGTCAACGCGCTCGGGCACGCCCACCCGGCCGTGGTCGCCGCCGTCACCCAGCAGGTGCGGCAGCTCGGGCACATCTCCAACTTCTATGTCGCCGAGCCGCCGGTCGCGCTGGCCGAGCTGCTGCTCGCGCTGGCCGGGCGGGCCGGGCGGGTCGTCTTCACGAACTCGGGGGCCGAGGCCAACGAGGCCGCTTTCAAGATCTCGCGGTTGACGGGGCGTACGCATGTTGTCGCCACGCACGGTGGGTTCCACGGCCGGACCATGGGGGCGCTCGCTCTTACCGGGCAGCCGGCCAAGTCGGACCCGTTCCGCCCGCTCCCGGGCTCAGTCACTCATACGACATTCGGCGACTTGTCAGAATTGAGCGAAGCGGTGACTGCTGACACCGCCATGGTCATCCTCGAGCCCATCCAGGGCGAGAACGGGGTGGTGGTTCCGCCGGCGGGCTACCTGCGCGGAGCTCGGGATATTTGCGACAAAGCGGGCGCTCTGCTCGTGCTGGACGAGGTGCAGACGGGCATCGGGCGTACGGGGCACTGGTTCCACCACCAGAGCGAAGGCATCGAACCCGACATCATCACCCTCGCCAAGGGTCTCGGCGGTGGCCTGCCCATCGGCGCCTGCGTCGCGTTCGGCCGCGCCGCCGAGCTGTTCACCCCCGGCGCGCACGGCACCACGTTCGGCGGCAACCCGATCTCGTGCGCGGCCGGCCTGGCCGTCATCCGCACGATCGCCGGCGAAGGCCTGCTGGACCACGTCAAGCGGGTCGGCGAGCAGCTGCGCCGCGGCGTCGAAGGACTCAACCACCCCCTGATCAGCCATGTACGCGGCGCCGGCCTGCTGCTCGGGATCGTGCTCACCGCCCCCGAGGCCGCCCGCGTCGCCGCCGCCCTCAAGGAAGCCGGTTTCCTCGTGAACGCCCCTCAGCCCGACGTCATCCGGCTGGCCCCGCCGCTGATCATCAGCACCGAGCAGGCCGACGCCCTCATCGAGGCTCTGGGCGGTGTGCTGTGA
- the argF gene encoding ornithine carbamoyltransferase, whose protein sequence is MTTRHFLRDDDLTPDEQNAVLELAAQMKADRFAYRPLEGPRSVAVFFDKVSLRTRLSFEAGIAELGGQPLIVDTQATHFGRGESLSDAGRVVSRYVAAMVFRTTGDERLVELAADVHVPVINALTDGFHPCQLLADLLTIRERLGATRGKKLAYVGDAANNMAHSYLLAGASAGMHVRVAGPSGFDPAAAVVSRAAEIAAWTGGSVEVLRDPLEAADGVDVIATDTWTSMGQENDGRDRLTPFWPYQVNGKLLGVAAEGAIVLHCLPAHRGEEITDEVMDGPQSAVFDQAENRLHAQKALLAWLLSVNQS, encoded by the coding sequence GTGACGACCCGCCACTTCCTGCGCGACGACGACCTGACCCCCGACGAGCAGAACGCCGTGCTCGAACTGGCCGCCCAGATGAAGGCCGACCGGTTCGCGTACCGGCCGCTGGAAGGCCCGCGCTCGGTCGCCGTCTTCTTCGACAAGGTCAGCCTGCGGACCCGCCTGTCGTTCGAGGCCGGCATCGCCGAGCTGGGCGGCCAGCCGCTGATCGTGGACACCCAGGCGACCCACTTCGGCCGGGGTGAATCGCTCAGCGACGCCGGCCGGGTGGTGTCGCGGTACGTCGCGGCGATGGTGTTCCGCACGACCGGCGACGAACGCCTCGTCGAGCTCGCCGCCGACGTGCACGTGCCGGTGATCAACGCGCTGACCGACGGCTTCCACCCCTGTCAGCTGCTGGCCGACCTGCTCACCATCCGCGAGCGACTCGGCGCCACCCGGGGCAAGAAACTCGCGTACGTGGGCGACGCGGCCAACAACATGGCGCACTCCTACCTGCTGGCCGGGGCGAGCGCGGGCATGCACGTACGGGTGGCCGGTCCGTCCGGTTTCGACCCGGCGGCCGCCGTGGTGTCGCGCGCCGCCGAGATCGCGGCCTGGACGGGCGGCTCGGTCGAAGTCCTGCGCGACCCGCTGGAGGCGGCCGACGGCGTCGACGTGATCGCCACCGACACGTGGACGTCGATGGGTCAGGAGAACGACGGCCGTGACCGGCTCACCCCGTTCTGGCCCTACCAGGTCAACGGCAAACTGCTCGGCGTGGCCGCGGAAGGCGCGATCGTGCTCCACTGCCTGCCCGCGCACCGCGGCGAGGAGATCACCGACGAGGTCATGGACGGGCCGCAGAGCGCGGTCTTCGACCAGGCCGAGAACCGTCTGCACGCCCAGAAGGCGTTGCTGGCCTGGCTGCTGTCGGTGAACCAGTCATGA
- a CDS encoding arginine repressor translates to MTGPVTRAGRHARIVELIRDRAVRSQTELAELLSDEGVQVTQATLSRDLEELGAVKVSGAYLIPEDGKRPLRETTEQGPARLLRLLRELLTGVDSSGNIAVLRTPPGAAHFLASALDRAGLTDVVGTIAGDDTILVVARDVHGGKALAAKLADWAGHNHEMPQGKLRDDD, encoded by the coding sequence ATGACCGGGCCGGTGACCCGTGCGGGCCGGCACGCCCGGATAGTCGAGCTGATCCGCGACCGGGCGGTCCGCTCGCAGACCGAACTGGCCGAGCTGCTGTCCGACGAGGGCGTCCAGGTCACCCAGGCCACCCTGTCACGCGACCTGGAAGAACTCGGCGCGGTCAAGGTCAGCGGCGCCTACTTGATTCCCGAGGACGGCAAACGCCCGCTGCGCGAGACCACCGAGCAGGGCCCGGCGCGCCTGCTGCGCCTGCTGCGCGAGTTGCTGACCGGCGTCGACTCCAGCGGCAACATCGCCGTGCTGCGCACCCCGCCCGGGGCCGCGCACTTCCTGGCCAGCGCACTCGACCGGGCCGGGCTCACCGACGTCGTCGGCACCATCGCCGGCGACGACACCATCCTCGTCGTGGCCCGCGACGTCCACGGGGGCAAGGCGCTGGCGGCCAAACTCGCCGACTGGGCCGGGCACAACCACGAAATGCCACAAGGCAAACTGAGAGACGATGACTGA
- the argH gene encoding argininosuccinate lyase encodes MTEKTSLWGGRFAGGPADALARLSVSVQFDWRLAPYDIAGSRAHARVLAAAGLLDPDELGQMLAALDDLEAACASGEFRPTIDDEDVHTALERGLLERLGALGGKLRAGRSRNDQVATDLRLYMRDHARGVAVALVELADALTEQAARNVGTPAPGLTHVQHAQPVSFGHWLLAHVQPLLRDLDRMKDWDARTAISPLGSGALAGSSLPLDPAAVAKELGFNAPAPNSMDAVADRDFVAEFLFITSLIGVHLSRLGEEVVLWTSTEFGWVELDDAFATGSSIMPQKKNADIAELARGKSGRLIGGLVAVLTMLKGLPLTYDRDMQEDKEPVFDAIETLELLLPALAGMISTMTVRVDRLAAAAPVGFSLATEVADWLVRKNVPFRDAHEITGKLVALCSVRECELEDLTDDDLKTVSEHLDPSVRQVLTVESALAGRTTPGSTGPGPVAEQLAQVQHHLDTWRQWAVEKVVPR; translated from the coding sequence ATGACTGAGAAGACTTCCCTGTGGGGTGGCCGGTTCGCCGGTGGGCCCGCCGATGCCCTGGCCCGCCTGTCGGTGAGCGTGCAGTTCGACTGGCGCCTCGCTCCGTACGACATCGCCGGCTCCCGAGCCCACGCCCGCGTCCTCGCGGCGGCCGGGCTGCTCGACCCCGACGAGCTGGGCCAGATGCTCGCCGCCCTCGACGACCTCGAGGCCGCGTGCGCGTCCGGCGAGTTCCGTCCGACCATAGACGACGAGGACGTGCACACCGCCCTCGAACGCGGCCTGCTGGAACGCCTCGGCGCGCTCGGCGGCAAACTGCGGGCCGGCCGCTCCCGCAACGACCAGGTCGCCACCGACCTGCGGCTCTACATGCGCGACCACGCCCGCGGGGTGGCCGTGGCGCTGGTCGAACTGGCCGACGCGCTGACCGAGCAGGCTGCCCGCAACGTCGGCACGCCCGCGCCCGGCCTCACCCACGTGCAGCACGCCCAGCCCGTCTCGTTCGGCCACTGGCTGCTCGCCCACGTGCAGCCGCTGCTGCGCGACCTCGACCGGATGAAGGACTGGGACGCCCGTACGGCCATCTCCCCGCTGGGCAGCGGCGCGCTGGCCGGCTCGTCCCTGCCACTCGACCCGGCCGCCGTGGCGAAGGAACTCGGATTCAACGCGCCCGCGCCCAACTCGATGGACGCCGTGGCCGACCGTGACTTCGTCGCCGAGTTCCTCTTCATCACGTCGCTGATCGGCGTACACCTGTCCCGCCTGGGCGAAGAGGTCGTGCTCTGGACGTCCACCGAGTTCGGCTGGGTCGAACTGGACGACGCCTTCGCCACCGGCTCATCGATCATGCCGCAGAAGAAGAACGCCGACATCGCCGAACTGGCCAGGGGCAAGAGCGGCCGTCTCATCGGTGGCCTGGTCGCGGTCCTGACCATGCTCAAGGGCCTGCCGCTGACCTACGACCGCGACATGCAGGAGGACAAGGAACCGGTCTTCGACGCCATCGAGACGCTGGAACTGCTGCTGCCCGCCCTGGCCGGCATGATCTCCACCATGACCGTACGGGTCGACCGGCTCGCCGCGGCCGCCCCCGTCGGTTTCTCGTTGGCCACCGAGGTCGCCGACTGGCTGGTCCGCAAGAACGTCCCGTTCCGCGACGCGCACGAGATCACGGGGAAGCTGGTAGCCCTGTGCTCGGTCCGCGAGTGCGAACTGGAAGACCTGACCGACGACGACCTGAAAACAGTCAGCGAGCATCTCGACCCGTCGGTCCGTCAGGTCCTCACCGTGGAGTCGGCCCTGGCCGGCCGTACCACGCCGGGCTCAACGGGCCCGGGCCCGGTCGCGGAACAGCTGGCGCAGGTGCAGCACCACCTCGACACGTGGCGCCAGTGGGCCGTCGAGAAGGTCGTGCCCCGCTGA
- a CDS encoding DUF4241 domain-containing protein, whose amino-acid sequence MSLDVDRSLAGAVITPAAPLMLPSGRLIAAEPGTGFPVGEAARWAFAETVAPGAYPVEIVHRDGLLIAARVVVRPEPVAAWRPAQRDGEPYVYPVDGGAGSFGSPEVFEALTDDEAREDLIADLSFDSDEAYAVYTDPASGANLVSFQIGADGRYPTWIGWTAAGDIACFLTDFGELEHQARR is encoded by the coding sequence ATGAGTCTTGACGTGGACCGGTCCCTGGCCGGTGCTGTGATCACTCCGGCTGCGCCGCTGATGCTGCCGAGCGGCCGGCTCATCGCCGCGGAGCCAGGCACCGGATTCCCGGTCGGTGAGGCCGCCCGGTGGGCGTTCGCCGAGACTGTCGCACCCGGCGCCTACCCTGTCGAGATCGTGCACCGCGACGGGCTGCTGATCGCGGCCCGGGTCGTCGTTCGTCCCGAGCCGGTCGCCGCCTGGCGACCGGCTCAGCGCGACGGAGAGCCGTACGTCTATCCGGTCGACGGCGGCGCCGGGTCGTTCGGCTCGCCGGAGGTGTTCGAGGCTCTGACCGACGACGAGGCCCGGGAGGATCTGATCGCCGACCTGTCGTTCGACAGCGACGAGGCTTACGCCGTCTACACCGACCCGGCGAGCGGCGCCAACCTCGTCTCCTTCCAGATCGGTGCGGACGGACGCTATCCGACCTGGATCGGCTGGACCGCCGCCGGTGACATCGCCTGTTTCCTCACCGACTTCGGCGAGCTGGAACACCAGGCGCGGCGCTGA
- a CDS encoding DegT/DnrJ/EryC1/StrS aminotransferase family protein: MRPEIGSEFHWDPAVLLNDARDGLLPPGHALFATGCGALTVLLRHLARPGRLHVPSFFCMGVAQVLGAHMPLAWYRDLPSPVRPGDVVLAQNLFGRSDGAVWREWIPAHPEVTVIEDHSHDPFGPWAANSIAAYGVASLRKTLPLPDGGMLWSPQGHDVPTPVAGPAPGSDLKLAAMVLKAAWLDGRPVAKAAFRDLQQQGERALLGSESAPSAFTTAVLPVLDIAGLRATATRNVRALEDLLPAPPGTFPPGAAPFRIQVLCPDEPTRDGLLRHLAAHGIYAPVHWRQPTNGFWSGDPEAADLATRILTLPVDHRCTPGDIDRIAAVVASAPMPVSAAPGVPARRSR, encoded by the coding sequence GTGCGGCCTGAGATCGGCTCCGAGTTCCACTGGGACCCGGCCGTCCTGCTCAACGACGCGCGGGACGGCCTCCTCCCGCCCGGTCACGCCTTGTTCGCCACGGGCTGCGGGGCGCTGACGGTGCTGTTGCGGCATCTCGCCCGCCCCGGCCGGCTGCACGTGCCGTCGTTCTTCTGCATGGGCGTGGCTCAGGTTCTGGGCGCGCACATGCCGCTGGCCTGGTATCGCGACCTCCCCTCACCGGTTCGTCCCGGTGACGTGGTGCTGGCCCAGAACCTCTTCGGGCGCTCGGACGGGGCGGTTTGGCGGGAATGGATCCCGGCCCACCCCGAGGTGACCGTGATCGAGGACCACTCGCACGACCCTTTCGGCCCGTGGGCTGCGAACAGCATTGCCGCGTACGGGGTGGCCTCGCTGCGCAAGACGCTGCCGCTCCCGGACGGCGGGATGCTGTGGTCCCCGCAGGGCCACGACGTGCCGACGCCTGTTGCCGGCCCCGCGCCGGGAAGCGACCTCAAGCTGGCCGCCATGGTGCTCAAAGCCGCCTGGCTCGACGGCCGTCCCGTGGCCAAGGCCGCTTTCCGAGACCTCCAGCAGCAGGGCGAGCGCGCGTTGCTGGGCAGCGAGTCGGCCCCGAGCGCCTTCACCACGGCTGTGCTGCCCGTGCTCGACATCGCCGGTCTGCGCGCCACCGCCACCCGCAACGTCCGCGCTCTGGAAGACCTTCTGCCCGCCCCACCCGGCACGTTTCCTCCCGGCGCGGCGCCTTTCCGCATCCAGGTCCTCTGCCCGGACGAGCCCACCCGCGACGGCTTGTTACGCCACCTGGCCGCCCACGGCATCTACGCCCCGGTCCACTGGCGTCAGCCCACCAACGGCTTCTGGAGTGGCGACCCCGAAGCGGCGGACCTGGCGACCCGGATCCTCACCCTCCCGGTCGACCACCGCTGCACCCCGGGCGACATCGACCGGATCGCTGCCGTGGTCGCCTCCGCACCGATGCCCGTCAGCGCCGCGCCTGGTGTTCCAGCTCGCCGAAGTCGGTGA
- a CDS encoding sugar transferase encodes MRTLWGLVNQLVAAVALILLSPVLLAVALWIRLADGPGVLFVQERAGLGGRPFRMLKFRSMVHNSVALSSTLGIHDPYGLVENDPRITRCGRFLRRTSLDELPQLINVLTGQMLLVGPRPDVLPQVANYSALDARRLEVKPGITGWAQVNGRDDIDWPQRFVLDRWYVDNWSPLLDLRILARTVADLRRGEPPVHVDTLNIARAEDVRRAA; translated from the coding sequence ATGAGAACGCTCTGGGGCCTGGTCAACCAGCTCGTCGCCGCCGTCGCCCTGATCCTGCTGTCCCCGGTGCTGCTCGCGGTGGCGCTGTGGATCCGCCTCGCCGACGGCCCCGGTGTCCTGTTCGTGCAGGAACGCGCCGGACTGGGTGGCAGGCCGTTCCGGATGCTCAAGTTCCGTTCGATGGTGCACAACTCGGTCGCGCTGAGCTCCACACTGGGCATTCACGACCCATACGGGCTGGTCGAGAACGACCCCCGGATCACCCGCTGCGGCCGGTTCCTGCGCCGCACCAGCCTCGACGAGCTGCCCCAGCTGATCAACGTGCTGACCGGGCAGATGCTGCTGGTCGGCCCCCGCCCCGACGTGCTGCCCCAGGTGGCGAACTATTCGGCCCTGGACGCCCGCCGCCTCGAGGTGAAGCCCGGGATCACCGGCTGGGCCCAGGTCAACGGCCGCGACGACATCGACTGGCCGCAGCGGTTCGTGCTCGACCGCTGGTACGTCGACAACTGGTCCCCGCTGCTGGATCTGCGCATTCTTGCCCGTACGGTGGCCGACCTGCGCCGCGGCGAACCACCGGTGCACGTGGACACGTTGAACATCGCCCGCGCCGAGGACGTCCGGCGTGCGGCCTGA
- a CDS encoding nucleotide sugar dehydrogenase, translating to MRVVIVGQGYVGLPLAVRAARAGHSVVGFDVDDERIKRLAAGESYVDDVSSADLRELVDLGTFQPSADPRSCAGFDIAVIAVPTPLREGTPDLKYIEESARTLARYLRPGATVALESTTYPGTTTDLVAPLLEEGSGLVAGDDFHLGYSPERIDPGNREWTLETTPKVVSGINPASLEHVDAFYSSVVAKTVRVSDCKVAELAKLLENTFRHVNIALVNELAVFAHDLGIDVWEAIDAASSKPFGYLRFVPGPGVGGHCLPIDPSYLSWRVQRTLGQSFRFVELANDINNHMPDYVVRRLVAALNTQRKAVNGSTVLLLGLAYKKNSGDARESPARRVASLLLDMGADVRAADPHVVEDAQVDRRVTRVSLTATELAEADAVVLLADHDVFDLDLVAEHAAYVLDTRRRLTGPNVETI from the coding sequence ATGCGGGTTGTCATCGTCGGTCAGGGATACGTGGGGCTGCCGCTGGCGGTCCGTGCGGCCCGGGCCGGGCACAGCGTCGTCGGGTTCGACGTCGACGACGAGCGGATCAAACGGCTCGCCGCCGGTGAGTCGTACGTGGATGACGTGTCCTCGGCCGACCTGCGGGAACTCGTCGACCTCGGCACGTTTCAGCCCTCGGCCGACCCCCGCTCGTGCGCGGGCTTCGACATCGCCGTCATCGCCGTGCCCACACCGCTGCGCGAGGGCACGCCCGACCTCAAATACATCGAGGAGTCCGCCCGTACGCTGGCCCGTTACCTGCGGCCCGGCGCGACCGTGGCCCTCGAGTCGACCACCTATCCCGGCACCACCACGGACCTGGTCGCCCCGCTGCTCGAAGAGGGCTCCGGGCTGGTCGCCGGCGACGACTTCCACCTCGGCTACAGCCCCGAACGCATCGACCCCGGCAACCGCGAATGGACGCTGGAGACGACGCCCAAGGTGGTCTCCGGCATCAACCCGGCCTCGCTGGAACACGTCGACGCCTTCTACAGCTCGGTGGTGGCCAAGACCGTACGCGTCTCCGACTGCAAGGTGGCCGAGCTGGCCAAGCTGCTCGAGAACACGTTCCGCCACGTCAACATCGCCCTCGTCAACGAGCTGGCCGTGTTCGCCCACGACCTCGGCATCGACGTGTGGGAGGCGATCGACGCCGCCAGCTCCAAACCGTTCGGCTATCTGCGGTTCGTGCCCGGTCCCGGGGTGGGCGGCCACTGCCTGCCGATCGACCCGTCCTACCTGTCGTGGCGGGTGCAGCGCACGCTCGGGCAGAGCTTCCGCTTCGTCGAGCTGGCCAACGACATCAACAACCACATGCCGGATTACGTCGTACGGCGTCTCGTCGCGGCCCTGAACACGCAACGCAAAGCGGTCAACGGGTCGACCGTGCTGCTGCTCGGCCTCGCCTACAAGAAGAACAGCGGCGACGCCCGCGAGTCGCCGGCCCGGCGGGTTGCCTCGCTGCTGCTCGACATGGGCGCCGACGTACGGGCGGCCGATCCCCACGTCGTCGAGGACGCGCAGGTGGACCGTCGCGTCACCCGGGTTTCCCTGACCGCCACGGAACTGGCCGAAGCCGACGCCGTGGTGCTGCTGGCCGACCACGACGTGTTCGACCTCGACCTTGTCGCCGAGCACGCCGCGTACGTGCTGGACACCCGCCGCCGCCTCACCGGACCGAACGTGGAGACGATATGA